In Pseudomonas alcaliphila JAB1, a single window of DNA contains:
- a CDS encoding NAD(P)/FAD-dependent oxidoreductase, giving the protein MNAPVSPLIAGRHCKIAILGSGFSGLGMAIRLKQQGEQDFLLFEKEAGVGGTWRVNNYPGCGCDVQSHLYSFSFEPNPNWTRMFARQPEIKAYLQGCWEKYRLQDKTLLDTEVVQMRWDEHAELWHLQDRAGNQYSAQFVVSGMGALSTPSIPKLKGLEHFTGEVFHSQQWNHDYDLSGKRVAVIGTGASAIQFVPQIQQQVARLDLYQRTAPWIMPKPDRAIRDGERQRFKRFPLAQKLWRGALYGILESRVIAFAFAPRLLRMAQGIAKLHIKKQIKDPLLRAKVTPDYTMGCKRVLISNDYYPALTQANVEVITDGIAEILPGGVRSVDGQQREVDAIIFGTGFTPSDPLPRGTVFGRGGIDLLDTWPEGPEAYKGTMTAGFPNLFFLMGPNTGLGHNSMVYMIESQITYVLGALKQLEEGRLQSLEPKREAQDAFNRKIQGTLGSTVWNAGGCMSWYLHPVSGRNCTVWPGFTWHFRMLTRNFDPHAYHFSRQHAAHPAQSNAISLDAQEVSA; this is encoded by the coding sequence ATGAATGCGCCCGTGTCCCCCCTTATCGCTGGCCGCCATTGCAAGATCGCCATCCTCGGCAGCGGCTTTTCCGGCCTCGGCATGGCCATTCGCCTCAAGCAACAGGGCGAGCAGGACTTCCTGCTGTTCGAAAAGGAAGCCGGCGTCGGCGGCACCTGGCGCGTCAACAACTACCCGGGCTGCGGCTGCGACGTGCAATCGCATCTGTATTCCTTCTCCTTCGAGCCGAACCCGAACTGGACGCGGATGTTCGCCAGGCAGCCGGAAATCAAGGCCTATCTGCAAGGTTGCTGGGAGAAGTATCGACTGCAGGACAAGACCCTGCTGGACACAGAAGTGGTGCAGATGCGCTGGGACGAGCACGCCGAGCTGTGGCATCTGCAGGATCGTGCCGGCAACCAGTACAGCGCGCAATTCGTGGTCTCCGGCATGGGCGCCCTGTCGACGCCATCGATTCCCAAGCTCAAGGGCCTGGAGCACTTCACCGGCGAGGTGTTCCACTCGCAGCAGTGGAACCACGACTATGACCTGAGCGGCAAACGCGTGGCGGTGATCGGTACCGGCGCCTCGGCCATCCAGTTCGTGCCGCAGATTCAGCAGCAGGTGGCTCGCCTCGATCTCTACCAGCGCACCGCGCCGTGGATCATGCCCAAGCCTGATCGCGCCATTCGCGACGGCGAACGCCAGCGTTTCAAGCGTTTTCCGCTGGCACAGAAGCTCTGGCGCGGCGCGCTGTACGGCATCCTCGAAAGCCGGGTGATCGCCTTCGCCTTCGCCCCGCGCCTGCTGCGCATGGCCCAGGGCATCGCCAAACTGCACATCAAGAAGCAGATCAAGGACCCGCTGCTGCGCGCCAAGGTCACCCCGGACTACACCATGGGCTGTAAGCGCGTGCTGATCTCCAACGATTACTACCCAGCGCTGACCCAGGCCAACGTCGAGGTGATCACCGACGGTATCGCCGAAATCCTGCCGGGCGGCGTGCGCAGCGTCGATGGCCAGCAGCGCGAAGTCGATGCCATCATCTTCGGCACCGGCTTCACCCCCAGCGACCCGCTGCCGCGCGGTACGGTGTTCGGCCGCGGCGGCATCGATCTGCTCGACACCTGGCCCGAAGGCCCGGAAGCCTACAAGGGCACCATGACCGCTGGCTTCCCCAATCTGTTCTTCCTCATGGGGCCGAACACCGGCCTGGGCCATAACTCCATGGTCTACATGATCGAGTCGCAGATCACCTACGTGCTCGGTGCCCTCAAGCAGCTCGAAGAAGGCCGGCTGCAGAGTCTGGAGCCCAAGCGCGAGGCGCAGGACGCCTTCAATCGCAAGATCCAGGGCACCCTCGGCAGCACCGTATGGAATGCCGGCGGCTGCATGAGCTGGTACCTGCATCCGGTCAGTGGGCGCAACTGCACGGTATGGCCCGGTTTCACCTGGCACTTTCGCATGCTGACGCGCAACTTCGATCCACATGCCTATCACTTCAGTCGCCAGCACGCCGCTCACCCGGCGCAGAGCAATGCCATCAGCCTCGACGCGCAGGAGGTCAGCGCATGA
- a CDS encoding 2-hydroxychromene-2-carboxylate isomerase, whose amino-acid sequence MSKTVEFFFDLGSPASYLAHTQLPDLCRETGATLVYRPMLLGGVFQATGNASPAMIPAKGRYMIRDLARFAERYGVPMRFNPHFPINTLTLMRLLVAVQLHQPERFDDALQALFRAIWVDGVNMGDPAKVAGVLVAAGFDAAALQAQIAEPAVKDALKATTEEAVKRGVFGAPTCFVGGEMFFGQDRLDFVREALRG is encoded by the coding sequence ATGAGCAAGACGGTGGAATTCTTCTTCGATCTGGGCAGTCCGGCGTCCTACCTGGCCCATACCCAGTTGCCTGATCTGTGCCGCGAAACCGGAGCAACGCTGGTCTATCGGCCGATGCTGCTCGGCGGCGTGTTCCAGGCCACCGGCAATGCCTCGCCGGCGATGATTCCGGCCAAGGGGCGCTACATGATTCGTGACCTGGCGCGCTTTGCCGAGCGCTATGGCGTACCGATGCGCTTCAACCCGCACTTTCCGATCAATACCCTGACGCTGATGCGCTTGTTGGTGGCCGTTCAACTGCATCAGCCGGAGCGCTTCGACGATGCCTTGCAGGCGCTATTCCGGGCGATCTGGGTCGACGGGGTGAACATGGGTGATCCGGCCAAGGTGGCAGGCGTGCTGGTTGCTGCTGGTTTCGATGCAGCCGCCCTGCAGGCGCAGATCGCTGAACCGGCAGTGAAGGACGCGCTCAAGGCGACTACCGAGGAGGCGGTCAAACGCGGCGTATTTGGCGCGCCGACCTGCTTTGTTGGCGGCGAGATGTTCTTCGGTCAGGATCGCCTGGATTTCGTTCGCGAAGCACTTCGCGGCTAG
- a CDS encoding MarR family transcriptional regulator: protein MTSQVEPCAELMLDNQLCFALYSTSLMMTKTYKPLLLALGLTYPQYLAMLVLWENEGITVSEISARMLTDPGSLTPLLKRLESEGLLQRQRSSQDERVVQLYLTDKGRALHEQAKALPACILKASGLSLEQLASLKEELVELRSHLQQSL from the coding sequence ATGACCTCCCAAGTGGAACCCTGCGCCGAGCTGATGCTGGACAACCAGCTGTGCTTCGCCCTCTATTCCACCTCGCTGATGATGACCAAGACCTACAAGCCGCTGCTGCTGGCGCTTGGTCTCACCTATCCGCAATATCTGGCCATGCTGGTGCTGTGGGAAAACGAGGGCATCACCGTCAGTGAGATCAGCGCACGCATGCTGACCGATCCGGGCTCGTTGACGCCTCTGCTCAAGCGCCTGGAGAGCGAAGGTCTGCTGCAGCGCCAGCGCAGCAGCCAGGATGAACGTGTGGTGCAGTTGTACCTGACCGACAAGGGTCGCGCCCTGCACGAACAGGCCAAGGCACTGCCGGCCTGCATCCTCAAGGCCTCCGGCCTGAGCCTGGAGCAGCTCGCCTCGCTCAAAGAAGAGCTGGTGGAGCTGCGCAGCCACCTGCAGCAATCGCTGTAA
- a CDS encoding SDR family NAD(P)-dependent oxidoreductase: protein MKSFENKVAAITGAGSGIGRALAYHLARQGCHLALSDVNVEGLKETVEQARKLGVTVSGQRVDVADRFAVEAWAEQIVSEFGRVNAIFNNAGVAQGGTVEGNDYADYEWIMNINFWGVVNGTKAFLPYLKAAGQGHVINVSSVFGLFSQPGMSAYNASKFAVRGFTESLRQELDMAACGVSASCVHPGGIRTNIAKTARMNDSLAKVTGQEAEQARQQFNDQLLRTTPEQAAKVIVNGVLANKRRILIGADAHALDWMQRSMPALYQRLVTLSMRLAARFAPKARSADGVREIS from the coding sequence ATGAAATCCTTCGAGAACAAGGTTGCCGCCATCACCGGCGCCGGCTCCGGTATCGGCCGCGCCCTCGCCTATCACCTGGCGCGCCAGGGCTGCCACCTGGCGCTGTCCGACGTCAATGTCGAGGGCCTCAAGGAAACCGTCGAGCAGGCCCGCAAGCTCGGCGTCACCGTCAGCGGACAACGCGTCGACGTTGCTGATCGCTTCGCCGTCGAGGCCTGGGCCGAGCAGATCGTCAGCGAGTTCGGCCGGGTCAACGCCATCTTCAACAATGCCGGCGTGGCCCAGGGCGGCACCGTGGAGGGCAACGATTACGCCGACTACGAATGGATCATGAACATCAACTTCTGGGGTGTGGTCAACGGCACCAAGGCCTTCCTGCCCTACCTCAAGGCGGCCGGCCAGGGCCATGTGATCAACGTCTCCAGCGTGTTCGGCCTGTTCTCCCAGCCCGGCATGAGCGCCTACAACGCCAGCAAGTTCGCCGTGCGCGGCTTTACCGAATCGCTGCGCCAGGAGCTGGACATGGCCGCCTGCGGAGTTTCCGCCAGCTGCGTGCATCCCGGCGGCATCCGCACCAACATCGCCAAGACCGCGCGGATGAACGACAGCCTGGCCAAGGTCACCGGCCAGGAAGCCGAACAGGCACGCCAGCAGTTCAATGACCAGCTGCTGCGCACCACGCCGGAACAGGCGGCGAAGGTCATCGTAAATGGAGTGCTGGCCAACAAGCGGCGCATCCTTATCGGCGCCGATGCCCATGCCCTGGACTGGATGCAGCGCAGCATGCCGGCGCTATACCAACGCCTGGTCACTCTGTCGATGCGCCTGGCTGCCCGCTTCGCGCCCAAAGCACGGAGCGCGGACGGGGTGCGCGAGATCTCCTAG
- a CDS encoding metal-dependent hydrolase — protein MSASIPLPQPKPSFPVRRMDFSFSETPKYWFYDDPFMSHFMNNLSSLFPYGEKFFVDSVRAVRDQVSEPQLKKDISAFIGQEAMHSKEHAAYNDYANEHGIDLERLELRIKVLLEWTTRFSTKKQRLAATCALEHFTATMAEQLLKREDLTTQMNDPKLYQLWMWHAIEENEHKAVCYDVYQKVYGGYFTRTLVMMLTTLMFLGVIGWFQIHLLRKDGQLFNWRSWGFGLKKLFGPRNGFFTRLLGPYLDYYRPGFHPRDHDTDKLENRWRERLGFSS, from the coding sequence ATGAGCGCCAGCATCCCCCTACCCCAGCCAAAACCCAGCTTTCCGGTGCGTCGCATGGACTTCAGTTTCAGCGAGACACCGAAGTACTGGTTCTACGACGACCCGTTCATGAGCCATTTCATGAACAACCTGTCGTCGCTGTTCCCCTACGGCGAGAAGTTCTTCGTCGACAGCGTGCGCGCCGTACGCGATCAGGTCAGCGAGCCGCAGCTGAAAAAGGACATCAGCGCCTTCATCGGTCAGGAGGCCATGCACTCCAAGGAGCATGCGGCCTACAACGACTATGCCAATGAGCACGGTATAGACCTGGAGCGCCTCGAGCTGCGCATCAAGGTACTGCTCGAATGGACGACCCGCTTCAGCACCAAGAAGCAACGCCTGGCAGCCACCTGCGCCCTGGAACACTTCACCGCGACCATGGCCGAGCAGTTGCTCAAGCGTGAAGATCTCACCACACAGATGAACGACCCGAAGCTCTATCAACTGTGGATGTGGCACGCCATCGAGGAAAACGAGCATAAGGCCGTGTGCTACGACGTCTACCAGAAGGTCTACGGCGGCTACTTCACCCGCACGCTGGTGATGATGCTGACCACCCTGATGTTCCTCGGCGTGATCGGCTGGTTCCAGATTCACCTGCTGCGCAAGGACGGCCAACTGTTCAACTGGCGCAGCTGGGGCTTCGGCCTGAAGAAGCTGTTCGGCCCGCGTAATGGCTTCTTCACCAGGCTGCTCGGCCCCTATCTGGACTACTACCGCCCCGGCTTCCACCCCAGGGATCACGACACCGACAAGCTGGAAAACCGCTGGCGCGAGCGCCTCGGTTTCAGCAGCTGA
- a CDS encoding DUF3820 family protein — translation MNPEALKLLVTRRMPYGKYKDRLIADLPGHYLNWFARTGFPKGELGQLLALMQEIDHNGLKPLLDPLRDRS, via the coding sequence ATGAACCCCGAAGCGCTGAAACTCCTGGTGACCCGCCGCATGCCTTACGGCAAGTACAAGGATCGACTGATCGCCGATCTGCCGGGCCACTACCTCAACTGGTTCGCCCGCACGGGTTTTCCCAAGGGCGAGCTGGGTCAACTGCTCGCGCTGATGCAGGAGATCGATCACAACGGCCTCAAACCGTTGCTCGATCCGTTGCGCGACCGTTCGTAG
- the hemN gene encoding oxygen-independent coproporphyrinogen III oxidase: protein MLKAIQWDADLIRRYDLAGPRYTSYPTAVQFHDDIGPFDLLHALRDSRKAGRPLSLYVHVPFCAHICYYCACNKVITKDRGRALPYLEKLEREIEIISRYIDRNQPIEQLHFGGGTPTFLSHDELRRLMQHLRQHFNLLDDDSGDYSIEIDPREADWSTMGLLRELGFNRVSLGVQDLDPEVQRAVNRLQTLEETRAIVEAARTLQFRSVNIDLIYGLPKQTPERFARTVAEVIALQPDRLSLFNYAHLPERFMPQRRISADDLPSPADKLAMLQNSIEQLTRAGYRYIGMDHFALPDDELAIAQEEGTLQRNFQGYTTHGHCDLIGLGVSAISQIGDLYSQNDSDIASYQQTLGNGQLATRRGLHCNADDRLRRAVIQQLICHFELRFDDIEQAHGVVFRDYFAALWPQLQQLDRDGLIKLGAEGIQVRPAGRLLVRSLCMLFDRYLNDQVRQRFSRVI, encoded by the coding sequence ATGCTCAAAGCCATCCAGTGGGACGCCGACCTGATCCGCCGCTACGATCTCGCCGGCCCGCGCTACACCTCCTACCCGACTGCCGTGCAGTTTCACGACGATATCGGCCCGTTCGACCTGCTGCATGCCCTGCGCGACAGCCGCAAGGCCGGACGCCCATTGTCGCTATACGTGCACGTGCCGTTCTGCGCGCACATCTGCTACTACTGCGCCTGCAACAAGGTCATCACCAAGGACCGCGGCCGCGCCCTGCCCTATCTGGAAAAGCTCGAGCGGGAAATCGAGATCATCAGCCGCTACATCGACCGCAACCAGCCAATCGAACAGCTGCATTTCGGTGGCGGTACACCGACCTTCCTCAGCCACGACGAACTGCGCCGGCTGATGCAGCACCTGCGCCAGCACTTCAACCTGCTCGATGATGACTCCGGCGACTACAGCATCGAGATCGACCCACGCGAGGCTGACTGGTCGACCATGGGCCTGCTGCGTGAGCTGGGCTTCAATCGCGTCAGCCTCGGCGTGCAGGATCTCGACCCTGAGGTGCAACGCGCGGTCAATCGCCTGCAGACCCTGGAGGAAACCCGCGCCATCGTCGAGGCCGCGCGTACCCTGCAGTTCCGCTCGGTGAACATCGACCTGATCTACGGCCTGCCCAAACAAACGCCAGAGCGCTTCGCCCGCACCGTGGCCGAGGTCATCGCCCTGCAGCCGGATCGCCTGTCGCTGTTCAACTACGCACACCTGCCGGAACGCTTCATGCCGCAACGCCGCATCAGCGCCGACGACCTGCCGAGCCCGGCGGACAAGCTGGCCATGTTGCAGAACAGCATCGAGCAGCTGACGCGCGCCGGGTATCGTTACATAGGCATGGACCACTTCGCCCTGCCCGACGACGAACTGGCCATCGCCCAGGAAGAAGGCACGCTGCAACGCAACTTCCAGGGCTACACCACCCACGGCCACTGTGACCTGATTGGCCTGGGCGTCTCTGCCATCAGCCAGATCGGTGATCTGTACAGCCAGAATGACAGCGATATCGCCAGCTATCAGCAGACCCTGGGCAATGGCCAGTTGGCAACGCGTCGCGGCTTGCACTGCAATGCCGACGACCGCCTGCGCCGCGCCGTGATCCAGCAGCTGATCTGCCACTTCGAGCTGCGTTTCGACGACATCGAACAGGCCCACGGCGTGGTATTCCGCGACTACTTCGCGGCGCTTTGGCCACAACTTCAGCAGCTCGACCGTGACGGTTTGATCAAGCTGGGTGCAGAAGGGATTCAGGTGCGCCCGGCCGGGCGTCTGCTGGTGCGCTCGCTATGCATGCTGTTCGACCGCTATCTCAACGATCAGGTACGCCAGCGTTTTTCTCGGGTGATCTGA
- a CDS encoding adenine phosphoribosyltransferase, which translates to MIFDEFSIKTLIRPVPDFPKPGVIFRDITPLFQSPRALRMVADSFIQRYVEAEFSHIGAMDARGFLIGSIIAYELNKPLVLFRKQGKLPADVLSEGYQTEYGEAFLEVHSDSLCEGDSVLIFDDLIATGGTLIAAANLVRRMRATVFEAAAIIDLPELGGSQKLQDAGIPTFTLTAFALDDH; encoded by the coding sequence ATGATCTTTGACGAATTCAGCATCAAGACCCTGATCCGCCCGGTACCGGACTTCCCCAAGCCGGGCGTCATCTTTCGCGACATCACCCCGCTGTTCCAATCACCGCGCGCCCTGCGCATGGTTGCCGACAGCTTCATCCAGCGCTACGTCGAAGCCGAGTTCAGCCATATCGGCGCCATGGACGCGCGCGGTTTCCTGATCGGCTCGATCATCGCCTACGAATTGAACAAGCCGCTGGTGCTGTTTCGCAAGCAGGGCAAACTGCCGGCTGACGTGCTCAGCGAGGGCTACCAGACCGAATATGGCGAAGCTTTCCTCGAAGTGCACAGCGACAGTCTCTGCGAAGGCGATTCGGTGCTGATCTTCGATGACCTGATCGCCACCGGCGGCACCCTGATCGCTGCTGCCAACCTGGTACGGCGCATGCGTGCAACGGTCTTCGAGGCCGCTGCGATCATCGACCTGCCTGAGCTGGGCGGCTCGCAGAAACTGCAGGACGCCGGCATCCCCACCTTCACACTGACGGCCTTCGCCCTCGACGATCACTGA
- a CDS encoding I78 family peptidase inhibitor, with amino-acid sequence MNFKTRLCLILGATLLAAGCSSTAEKPISAAAPSGPTPDSCTSSAVEHFKGKTATPELLEQARQQAGASTARILTPDSVVTLEYNGQRLNLNVDDQRVITRVSCG; translated from the coding sequence TTGAATTTCAAAACTCGTCTCTGCCTCATCCTGGGCGCCACCCTGCTCGCAGCCGGCTGCAGCAGCACCGCCGAGAAACCGATCTCCGCTGCCGCACCGAGTGGCCCGACTCCGGACAGCTGCACCTCGTCCGCCGTCGAGCACTTCAAAGGCAAGACCGCGACACCCGAACTGCTCGAGCAGGCACGTCAGCAAGCCGGAGCCAGCACAGCCCGTATACTCACACCCGACAGCGTGGTGACCTTGGAATACAATGGTCAACGCCTTAACCTCAATGTCGATGATCAGCGCGTGATCACCCGCGTATCCTGCGGCTGA
- a CDS encoding SDR family oxidoreductase, which translates to MNENKKVALIIGAGDATGGAIARRFAREGYVACVTRRSLDKLQPLLEEIRSEGGEAHGFASDARREEQVAELVESIERDIGPIEVMVFNIGANVPCSILDETARKYFKIWEMACFSGFLTSQAVARRMVARGRGTILFTGATAGLRGAAGFAAFAGAKHGIRALAQSMARELGPLNVHVAHVVVDGAIDTAFIRDSFPELYAKKDQDGILDPEHIADSYWFLHAQPRDAWTFELDLRPWMERW; encoded by the coding sequence ATGAACGAGAACAAGAAAGTCGCTTTGATCATTGGCGCGGGTGATGCCACCGGCGGCGCCATTGCCCGGCGTTTTGCCCGTGAGGGTTACGTGGCCTGCGTCACCCGGCGCAGCCTCGATAAACTGCAACCGTTGCTGGAAGAAATCCGCAGCGAGGGCGGCGAAGCGCATGGCTTTGCTTCCGATGCGCGACGTGAGGAGCAGGTGGCTGAACTGGTCGAGAGCATCGAGCGTGACATCGGGCCGATCGAGGTGATGGTGTTCAATATCGGCGCCAACGTGCCCTGCAGCATCCTCGATGAAACCGCACGCAAGTACTTCAAGATCTGGGAAATGGCCTGCTTCTCCGGCTTTCTCACCAGCCAGGCTGTGGCCAGGCGCATGGTCGCCCGCGGACGCGGCACCATCCTGTTCACCGGCGCCACGGCCGGCCTGCGTGGCGCCGCCGGATTCGCCGCGTTCGCTGGCGCCAAGCACGGCATCCGTGCGCTGGCGCAGAGCATGGCGCGCGAGTTGGGGCCGCTGAACGTGCATGTCGCCCACGTGGTAGTGGATGGCGCCATCGATACCGCCTTCATCCGCGACAGCTTTCCCGAGCTATACGCCAAGAAGGATCAGGATGGCATTCTCGACCCCGAGCATATCGCCGACAGCTACTGGTTCCTGCATGCTCAGCCGCGCGATGCCTGGACCTTCGAGCTGGATCTGCGCCCGTGGATGGAGCGCTGGTAA
- a CDS encoding ion transporter, which translates to MHELELNPSSDWRQRLGALMDGAIMQRLITLLIIINAVILGLQTSPSIMTDWGTPLLILDTFILTCFVIELVLRFTARGIGLLRDPWAVFDCLVVGIALVPASGPFAVLRALRVLRVLRLVSINPSMRKVVQALLASLPGMGSIVMLMGLVFYVAAVMATQLFGQSFPEWFGNIGASLYTLFQVMTLESWSMGIVRPVMEEHPLAWLFFVPYILVATFMMLNLFIAVIVNAMQSTHEPNAEEQAAATREQAILDELRALRSEVAELRRNAP; encoded by the coding sequence ATGCACGAACTCGAACTGAATCCATCCAGCGACTGGCGTCAACGCCTGGGCGCTCTCATGGACGGCGCCATCATGCAGCGCCTGATCACCCTGCTGATCATCATCAATGCCGTCATTCTCGGCCTGCAGACGTCACCGTCGATCATGACCGACTGGGGCACGCCGCTGCTGATTCTCGATACTTTCATCCTCACCTGCTTCGTCATCGAACTGGTGCTACGTTTCACCGCCCGCGGCATCGGCCTGCTGCGCGATCCCTGGGCGGTGTTCGATTGCCTGGTAGTCGGCATCGCCCTGGTACCGGCAAGCGGCCCCTTCGCGGTGCTGCGTGCCTTGCGCGTGCTGCGCGTCCTGCGACTGGTGTCGATCAATCCGAGCATGCGCAAGGTGGTGCAGGCGCTGCTCGCTTCGCTGCCGGGCATGGGCAGCATCGTCATGCTGATGGGGTTGGTGTTCTACGTCGCTGCGGTAATGGCCACCCAGCTGTTCGGCCAGAGCTTCCCCGAGTGGTTCGGTAACATCGGCGCCAGTCTGTACACCCTGTTCCAGGTGATGACCCTGGAAAGCTGGTCGATGGGCATCGTGCGCCCGGTGATGGAAGAGCATCCACTGGCCTGGCTGTTCTTCGTGCCTTATATCCTCGTCGCGACATTCATGATGCTCAACCTGTTCATCGCCGTTATCGTCAACGCGATGCAGAGCACCCACGAGCCCAATGCCGAGGAGCAGGCCGCAGCAACTCGCGAACAGGCAATTCTCGACGAGCTGCGCGCACTGCGCAGCGAAGTGGCCGAGCTGCGCCGTAACGCGCCGTAA
- a CDS encoding DUF480 domain-containing protein codes for MSHTPSPLVGETPLHAVEVRILGCLIEKQLTTPETYPLTLNAVQLACNQKTSREPLMNLETGEVGRYLRSLEGRKLVHLVMGSRADRWEQRCDKQLELVKPQTVLLGLLLLRGPQTLNELLTRSNRMHDFDDVAEVQHQLERLIGRGLALLLPRQSGQREDRYMHLLGESADLESLLASRPAARGEAAAPNEDRLVELDARIAALEERLARLEGAK; via the coding sequence ATGTCGCACACCCCATCCCCGCTGGTTGGTGAAACCCCGCTGCACGCCGTCGAGGTGCGCATCCTCGGCTGCCTGATCGAAAAGCAGCTGACCACGCCGGAAACCTACCCACTGACGCTCAATGCCGTGCAACTGGCCTGTAACCAGAAGACCAGCCGCGAACCGCTGATGAACCTGGAAACCGGTGAAGTCGGGCGCTATCTGCGCAGCCTCGAAGGTCGCAAGCTGGTGCACCTGGTGATGGGCAGCCGTGCCGACCGCTGGGAACAGCGTTGCGACAAGCAGCTGGAGTTGGTCAAGCCGCAGACGGTATTGCTCGGCCTGCTGCTGTTGCGTGGCCCGCAGACGCTCAATGAGCTGCTCACACGCAGCAATCGCATGCACGATTTCGACGATGTCGCCGAGGTCCAGCATCAGCTGGAGCGTCTGATCGGTCGAGGTCTGGCGCTACTGCTGCCGCGCCAGAGTGGTCAGCGCGAGGATCGCTACATGCATCTGCTGGGCGAATCTGCAGATCTGGAAAGCCTGTTGGCCAGCCGCCCTGCTGCTCGTGGGGAGGCTGCGGCACCTAACGAAGATCGACTGGTCGAACTCGATGCGCGCATCGCCGCCCTCGAAGAACGTCTGGCGCGCCTGGAAGGCGCGAAATAA
- a CDS encoding TetR/AcrR family transcriptional regulator produces the protein MRYSAEHKAETRERLLASSGAIAKQQGFAVTGVDALMKTIGLTGAAFYSHFPSKDDLFAELIERELRNSLSRLGGEAGDAGRDKLQRCLAAYLSLAHVEQPDKGCVLPALGAEIARADERVRLRTEQQILQLQNTWAEIIGDPQLAWTILAQCLGSLLLARMMASEESRQQVLGASLDMLEHTLKPVS, from the coding sequence ATGCGTTATTCCGCCGAACACAAGGCCGAAACCCGCGAGCGCCTGCTCGCCAGCAGCGGCGCGATTGCCAAGCAGCAAGGTTTTGCCGTGACCGGCGTGGACGCGCTGATGAAAACCATAGGTCTGACCGGCGCAGCCTTCTACAGCCATTTCCCGAGCAAGGACGATTTGTTCGCTGAACTGATCGAACGCGAGCTGCGTAACAGCCTGAGCCGGCTTGGCGGCGAAGCGGGTGACGCCGGGCGCGACAAGCTGCAACGCTGCCTGGCGGCCTATCTCAGCCTGGCGCATGTCGAGCAACCGGATAAAGGTTGCGTGCTGCCTGCCCTGGGCGCGGAGATCGCCCGTGCCGATGAACGCGTGCGGCTGCGTACCGAGCAGCAGATCCTGCAGTTGCAGAACACCTGGGCCGAGATCATCGGCGACCCGCAACTGGCCTGGACGATTCTCGCGCAATGCCTGGGCAGCCTGCTGCTGGCACGCATGATGGCCAGTGAGGAATCGCGCCAGCAGGTGCTCGGCGCCAGCCTGGACATGCTCGAACACACATTGAAGCCTGTCAGCTGA
- the fnr gene encoding fumarate/nitrate reduction transcriptional regulator Fnr → MSESIKLHKQHQAHCKDCSLASLCLPLSLNMEDMDALDDIVKRGRPLKKGEFLFRQGDSFGSVFAVRSGALKTFSLSDGGEEQITGFHLPSELVGLSGVDGERYPVSAQALETTSVCEIPFERLDDLALQLPQLRRQLMRIMSREIRDDQQMMLLLSKKTADERIATFLVNLSARFRARGFSANQFRLAMSRNEIGNYLGLAVETVSRVFTRFQQNKLLEAEGKEVHILDPIELCALAGGNLDV, encoded by the coding sequence ATGTCCGAGAGCATCAAGCTGCACAAGCAGCATCAAGCCCATTGCAAGGATTGCAGCCTGGCCAGCCTGTGCCTGCCGCTCTCGCTGAACATGGAAGACATGGATGCGCTCGACGACATCGTCAAGCGTGGTCGGCCGCTGAAAAAAGGCGAATTCCTGTTCCGTCAGGGTGACTCCTTCGGCTCCGTATTCGCCGTACGCTCCGGTGCGCTGAAGACCTTCAGCCTGAGCGATGGCGGTGAGGAGCAGATAACCGGCTTCCACCTGCCCAGCGAGCTGGTCGGCCTGTCAGGGGTCGACGGCGAGCGCTACCCGGTATCGGCACAGGCGCTGGAAACCACCTCGGTCTGCGAGATTCCCTTCGAGCGCCTCGACGACCTGGCTCTGCAGCTACCACAACTGCGCCGTCAGCTGATGCGTATCATGAGCCGTGAAATCCGTGACGATCAGCAGATGATGCTGTTGCTGTCGAAGAAGACCGCCGACGAACGTATCGCCACCTTCCTGGTCAACCTCTCCGCCCGCTTCCGCGCACGCGGCTTCTCGGCCAACCAGTTCCGCCTGGCCATGTCGCGCAACGAAATTGGTAACTATTTGGGCCTTGCGGTCGAGACGGTGTCTCGCGTATTTACCCGCTTCCAACAGAACAAGCTGCTCGAAGCCGAAGGCAAGGAAGTGCACATCCTCGACCCAATCGAGCTGTGTGCTCTGGCCGGCGGCAATCTCGACGTTTGA